The Hemicordylus capensis ecotype Gifberg chromosome 13, rHemCap1.1.pri, whole genome shotgun sequence sequence catccctgctaccttatttatttatttattattattaaatttgatttttatatagttgcagaatacaggagagaagACAGGGTGTCATGTttgggtgggggagcgggggaggcTCACAGGGGAAGACAAACCATACATGCCCCTCTGTCCTGGGACACTGAAGGGTGGAAACTGATGGTGCGCCCAGACTCTTGCTCTTGCTAGGGAGTGGGAAAGCTCATTATCCAAAGCAAGTGCCTGGATCCCAATGATGTGGGTCGCTTATTTCTAAAGCTGAACCGGGACCAAAGCCCAACAGAGTAGAGCTCGGGAGAgcacagaaaagggcaaccaaaatgatcagggggttggAACGTCTGCCctgcctttttagtttagaaaggagGTGGGTAAGGGGGAcagatgatagaggtgtataaaatcatgcacggtgtggatcCAGAGGGTAGAGAGaggtctttctctctttctctcataatattagaattcGGGGCCGTCGGTTGAAGCTAAAAGCTGGGAGATTCAAGACAGACAAGACGACAGACAAAAAGGTAGTCGTTCTTTACACAACACGTCGTTAGACTATGGAATCCGCTGCCACTGGATGCGGTGGTGGCCACCCACCTAGGTGGGTTGAAAAGAGGattcgacaaattcatggaggacagtgctatcaatggctactagcctggatggctgtATATATATTTCCATCAGCAGGGGTGAAGCAacgttggctcagtttatcagccagacaaaatatttcacTTGTCAAGCTATCTTGATACATTGCTCATCGGGACTTTTTTTCACTCGCCAAGCATCCTTTTTTACccatcacagactagtagactagtggatttctgcagccctgtccATCAAGATCAGAGGGAGCTTGCCCCCgaaacaccaggtgctaggaaaCCCCAAtgggaagggggcagggggcggcTGCCCTCTTTCCACCGGCTTGTGGGCTTTCTAAGTATATCTGGTTGGCCATTGCACAAGGCAAGATGATGAAACAGATGGACCTTGGCCAGATCCAGGTTTTTTTCCTTCCTATGCTCAGGTCGAGTTAGGCACAGGTGCAAATACCTCTCGTGCAGCTGATGCATTCCTTCGAATCAGGGACTCCAGGACGTTCATCGTGGCTTCATATTTGTCTGCATCTTCAGGCCCAGTCAAGACTGAAGGAAGCAAAAGAGGAGTCCGCTTCAGTCTGGAGCAGCACTGACCAGATGCCCCTGTGTTCTGTGTCAGATTCTGCGTTCTGAATAAATGACTCAGGCCAGTATGGACTCTGTGCGTTTATACAATACGGCTCAAATCCAATATTTGGGGGCACACAGAATTCACTCAGCTTTGCCAAAGTCCTCGGAAATGGCAGAGGACACACAATGCCTGAAGGTGCTTTGAATACTAAGGGGGAAAGAGCCAAGCACAGAAGACGTCAGCACTACAGGAAGGCTAGAGAACGTTTTGCAGGCAGTGATCATACCACAACATgagaaagaacataggaagctgccatatactggaccAAGACCcttgggtccatctcgctcagtcttgtctacccagactggcagcagcttctccaaggttgcaggcaggaatctctctcaaccctatctggaaatgctaccagggaggaaacttggaaccttctgcatgttagccagcaactgctcttcccagagtggccccatccctataaggggaagatcttacagtgctcatccatgcagtctcccattcaaatgtaaactagggcagaccctgcatagcaaagaggatcattcatgcttgctaccacgagaccagctctcctccccacagagaCTTGCTATACAGCCCCCCTAACCCCTTACTTTCAATACAATCTCGGATGTAGGCAGGAGCTTTGGTCTTCTTCAGTTCTTTATCCTCCGACATGTCATACGGAATGAGGTCATCATCACTGTGAAATAAAGAGATCAAGAACAAATTCCCTGCTGGGCCTGAAGTGACGGATCTGGGCTGCATTCTCCAGCTCCAGTCAAAGATTCCACACATGTGAGATCTACCGCTTCACGGCTTCATCCACAGCAGGTACCTGTCAAGCTCCGAGTCAACCCCTGGGTCCAGTTCTTCAGAGGCAGCCGGCTGCAGCTTTGCACTGGATTTCAGAACTGTGTCTGGCGTCAAAGCTGAtttcctgcagcagcaaaaaagaGTCCATATCTAAAAATAATAGCAATCATGTTGCAAGTTCTACGGAGCGCAAGGCATTAAGACCAGAGGAGGCAATATACGGGCTCCTGCTGATAGGAGCTCACCAGAAACCTGAGAAACGGATTTCAAAGAGACACCAAaccccacacatacacaaagtACGCCATTACCCAAACTGAGCAACACCAGAAGCTGTATATCctaggaagagaggaagctgtcttctacagagtcagacccttggttcatctaactcagtattgtgtacactgactggcagcggctctccaaggtttcagagaggagtctctcccagccctacctggagatgctgccagggattgaacctgggaccttctgcatgcaggaggagagctggtcttgtgctagcaagcatgacttgtccccttagctaagcagggtctggcctggttgcatatgaatgggagacctgatgtgtgagtaacagatattcccctcaggggatggagccgctctgggaggagcatcagaaggtcccaagtttcctccctggcagcatctccaagatagggctgagagagatttctgcctgtaaccttggagaagctgctgccagtctgggtagacaatactgagcaagatggaccaatggtctgactcagtatatggcagcttcctaggttcctatgctaTGTGCTATGTGCTAatgtgctatggccccatcccctaaggggaatatcttacaaccgtgatcacatgtagtcacccccaTCCAAATacagaccaaggcagaccctgctaaggaaaaaaggataattcatgcttgctactgcaagaccagctctccttccttgaaGCTTCTGGTAAACATACAGCTTCTAAAGTCATGTGAATTTAGAATTCACTCGTGGTTTTAAACTTGTTTAGGAGTTTGAACATCAAGCAGGCAGGAAGACTTCAGCTAGCAGATTTCACGGCACTTTCCAAAAGGAGCCAGAGATTTGACGATGAGGGTAAAAAGCACGAAGACTTGCCTGCGACCAAACGAGGTTGCCACTCTGGCGGCCTCCTCAGCCACTTAATTGCCATGAACCCCAACACCTCCAGGACGGCCCCCCTCTCCTCAAAAAGCCACAAACATTCTCTAAGGCGTCAATCCTGTGCACGCTTTCTtaggaggaagtcccattgaacttagtaAAAATTACATCTGAATCAGGCAAAGCCCACATGAAAATGAGGCTACAACTTACCCCATGCTCGGTGCTTCATGGACAGGGGTCTCTTCTGGTTTCTGAATAAGCAAGGATTTTAATTCTCTTATCTCATCTTCTTCCTCATACTAAGACATTTAAAATaagtaagaataagaataattaaTGTCAGGAGGACTTGCGTGGGTCTCTTGGGGCTGTCTTTGCTGAGTTAACTAACCTTttagtggtgattttcttatatttagccgagggagagcaactggccttattcgaccccagcacagcatccctccagtggctgctgctggtgtcgatcttgggtttctttttagactgaagCCTTTGGGataggcaaccatcttatttattatggtATTTACTTCAACAGATTTAAGATCATTTAAGACAACTCCTTTAAAATGGAgcatgttgggtttttttttttaaacacctgaaaggaacaggactctgaatttaagacgacccccacACTGCCAAACCGATTTTGATCATCAAAGAGCTTGGAGAAAACCTAGTCAtggattcaggcaaatacagtatgtatttttctgtattaactgctttgagaacttttcttgaaaagcggtatagagcggaattacaagcctttgtctcagagcaagcccacgtgaggggaagaaaaatgctaaatcatcccccctatgctttctgagcaaaggcttccccaccacccacttatcgacagagttTAAATCCCCCCttgggcttgggtggaaatcccagggaaaactctcctgcttttgctactggaaaagtatacaaaaaccatccacgtgcaagcttacacgtggtgagatAACAGCTGCTGAGCTCTTGAGGCGTGTGTGCGCACCAGAGTgagacccccttccagccccctttCTTCTGAGTCAAAAatcaactcagagaggcttttaaaatgcaaagaacaaaaagagaaaaaagcttTATGCAAGATACTACAGgcagcttccgtctgaggctccctcagcttttagttacaggcaaacaaaagcaatactcagtggttacaagaatacttcaaaaagcaccccagattatattggggtggcacactttaaaaatcgtggttacccagtcgCAAAGGacaaggatgtaagaaaatacaaacacacctttaaaagtttacagagtcttttgcaacaccctagctgGTTGGGCGCAagcttagcttagttacattacagggatatgcaaaacacacaaaagtCCAACACAAAATATGACTAAACAAGCTTTCCCTAAACGAGAaaccaaaagccctggcttccagaaaccaaaagccctggcttccttcttgaactcaccaaaaccatggtagaagattcaagtttcctgccctcctggctttccccagacctgcagagagattttcctgcagcTCATGGCCACATGTTCTCCTCACTGCACACCCAGCCAGCTTCCTTCTAACAAAGaacctcttctctttctcccaaCTGCCATctaagtcccacccacctggtgtgctggttggctgatccctggagttcaccagcctgtcagtcaggacagggttcacttctggccAACTccttaggggagaggaggggctggtcagTGGCTGATCCCTacacagtatacaaatattcacagTAGTAGCCCCAAAGGGGgatcccccatcccctaaggggaatgacttacagtgctcacctgtgcTGAACAACCTCAAGCAGCAGTTGCTGAGAAGCAGACACAAAGGAATTGCCCATCACCAAGTTTAAGAAGCAGCATTTATTTAACAACACAGCCCAAACATTGCTCTTCTCAACTCACCTGGAATATCAAGGCAGGACCTTCAGGTGTTATCCTGGCACTGACACTCTCTGCGACCAGCATTCCCAGATGTCGGACGCGGGGTGAGTTGCTGTCCAGGTGGCATTTCATCCCTTCCATCATGTTTGTGAGCAGCTCTGGAACAAGAAGGTAGCCAATCAAGTTCAACACAAATTTGGCAGCCTCCAATGAGCTATCGGGCTCGGTTTTTTGTTTTGAagtgcccagaaacatatcaacgGCCCTTTGGAACACTTCGCCAATAATCCTAGAGTGCAGGGTTGCCATACTTGGGTCTCAGGTGTTCTTGGACTAGGCCCTCCggaaagagctttgccatgctccctatCTCTGTGTTTTTAAGAAGCAATTGAAGATACGTCTTTTTTGAGAGGCTTTCATATATTTTATCTACTGCTTCTGTTTTCAGCTTTTTATTTATaagttttattttgaaactttttATATCTGtagttttaaaatgtggttttagcctacacacacacacacacacacacacacacacacacacagagagagagagttaaataGCCTTACTTCCATAATTTCAATGATTCAAAATAATAGATCATGACAAATcgtaaaaaaagagaaaaagatggaATTATACCTTTTCAAATATTTAAACAATAGGTTAATTTTTCAGCCGTTGCTATATACCAAGGTTTATATACCTCTAAAGATAACACTCCCTCTAATTTTTAGCTCTGATCAGCCTGGCAGCAactaacttttaactttttatattgtattatttTTTCATTGTGCTATATTGCATCTACTTAATTGATTTTGGAAGTCACCATGAACAATAGTGTCCTGGACGGAAAGGGTAAGAATATTTTcaacaaatgaatacaacccccatcattcccagccacaatagccccAGGGAAACCGAGATGCATGTGGGACTCTGCTTtccatgtggaaggtcccaggttcactccctggctgcatctccaggtagggctgggagagactcctgcctgaaaccttggagagctgctgccagtctgtgcagacaatactgagctagagggacccatgctctgactcagtatatggcagcttcctatgtaatcgcTATAAAGCACTTTGAGGAAGGGACCATtgcacagtggaagagcatctgcatgcttgcaggcagaaggtcctgggCTCTGTCCTTggcagctcataggaacataggaagctgccatatactgagtcagaccattggtccatctagctcaatattgtctagacagactggcagtggcttctccaaggttgcaggcaggaatctctctcagccctctcttggagatgctgccagggagggaacttggaacattctgatgctcttctcagagcggtggctccatcgcctaaggagaatatcttacaaggctcacacttctagtctcccattcatatgcaacgggggcggaccctgcttagctgagggggcaagtcatgctggggaagactcccatctggaaccctggagaactgctgccagtcagtgtggacaatcctgagctagatggaccaagggtctgactccgtcgAAGGCCGCTGGCTAGGTTACTCATCACAGCCAGTCTCCCTCGCTTACCTTCCCTGTGGCTTGCTAGTTCCGCGTCTTCCAAGTGGGAGAGGCAGATCACGATGGCCTTGCCGATATACAGCTGCTGCTCCACGGGGGAGTGTTTCACAGCACTGCTGCTACCCCAGGTCTCCAGCAGCTCCTTCAGAACCTGCAGCCGACATTGGAAGGCAGGGTCAGTCAGCCCTCCTGCTCTCGGCTAGTCTGGGTCAAGGGGTTTCCCACCCTGTCTCGTCCCCAAAACTATTTGCTTCATTCCTCAAGTTTGAGGCGGGGCCCCAGATCCGGGGGTCGTGACAGGACACCAACTCCACCCGAGTTGCACATCTGGCTTAGCATCTCCTAACAGCCGCCTCACTAACCTTGATCAGGAAGGGACGCCGCGTGCGGTCCAAGGCCAGGTATCCAAGGAGGGTCTGCAGCATTGCAGTCTGTAAAGAGAACCACAGCATtccatttactactactactactactacaaatatttatataccgctcttcaaccaaagttcccaaagcggtttacattagggatgtgcccgaaccggttcggaggccatgctggaggcctccaaaccagtccggttccgagccggtccggcggttcggcatggaggggggttgtagctttaagggcgggggggtggtacttaccccccccgccactcttccccctccagtgctgtggTTTTAGACAaagattctggggcggcagcgttcctacCTGCCGCCCCTAGtgtcatgtcccctagctctgacagcgaggaagaaagggaagctgtcggcattccagccgagtctggaatgtctgaagggcagagcccgactgcagtggaattagctgacggttcagaacagactcaacagcctgaaccagcagaaaatgtcagcgaccaatcgggggatgatttaggcattggagctccaccAACGCCACGGCAACGCAGGTGTTTCAAACGCAGGTCACAATTGGAGGCGGTGCGGAGGAGCAAGCGCCTGTTATCGAAGGCTGGCAAGCCgtaaatcctgacacctgggagctttcgactggctccataaattggagcctctgactcccactcattgctgagtttcaacaattgtcattcacccacagcaagcagccgagccgtgtacttcgctggccttgggccagaccttgacacctggccccgtcgttagcctgcaagtGCCAAAGTAAAGATCACGCATGTGCCCGTTCTGCCGCGCGTGCGCACCCGCCACCACCACGCGCGCGCTCCGCTGACGTCACACGTCGACGTATAGTCTATctagggactcaaggttgagaccCCTGGCTTAAAGGGGGCCAAGAGGACAAGGACTGTTTCCCTGTGTGGGTTTTGTAAGAGGACCAGAATCTTATCACTCCATCCCGACAAATATAATTGCCTCCCAACCCATCAGGAAGAACCAAGAACTCACCGGATGGCtgtactgaagcagcagcagtttctgGGTCATCACAAACTGAACCTTTTTGCTTTTGACCACCAAGTTGCCCAGCAAGCGTGACAACACAGCAGACCTGGCAATACAGGCAAAATTTCAAGGATCAGTTTCCGCCTTCTTCTTCACCACCTTTTGATTCTGTGACTAGCCGAATCAGGAACAGAACATGTAAACAATGGAAGCACACTCTATCTATCTGCCAGAAAGGGCAGATAACAGCAAAAGCCCATCTCAGTTCAAAACAGACATGTCCGTCTACAATTAAGGATAAGCGTATGGACTTAATTAAGGATGGACTGTCCTTTAAAATCTGCAGAACACAGGGGGAAATCCAGTGCATAAGCAACTAACAGAAACTCGCCAACTAAATCGCCTAGAGATTTGAATTTTGGCAGAACAGAAATGCGAAAAATAAATCATAAGCATGTGTAAAAAACAACTTATTTTTAATTCTCTATTACCATGATTAAGTACCCAATATGCTTTACAAGACACAGCTACAAACTAGCATGTTCTTATTTACATGAGAAATGCCATGTGGTGTACTAGTcaagagtgttgaactaggactgagcaggcctgagttcaaatccccattccgccatgcAACTCAGTGGGTGATTCTCGGCTAGTCACTTCtttcacagcctaacctacctcacagggtggctgtgaggataaacataactgtgGACAGAGGCTGAAACcgattttaacttttaaaatcacCGGGTATTTTAAAATTCCCAGTCATCCCATGAATTTGAAGGCCTGGAATTTTAGGAGcaactaaaggaagtactttctcacacagcgcataattaatctatggaattctctgccacaggatgtggtgacggctactagcttagatggctttaaaaggggcttagactaattcaaggacaggtctatcaatggctacaggatacctcaagcctcagaggcaagatgccactaaatacctgcagcaacagcaacagagaaggcatgccctcacctcttaacTGTGGGCTCCCCAcagttgggccactgtgtgaaacaggatgctggactagataggctttgggcctgatttagcagggctgttcttaatgctCTTAACTTGGAGTACAAACCAgggttccctctgacagggattcccagatgttgactacaactcccagaatccctagtcaaaggccattgcagctgaggatgctgggagttgtagtgaacaacatctgggaatccctgttagaggaaaccctGATGCTAAAATGCCTTTGCGAACATGCCTTTGCGAACATGCCTTTGCGAACATGCCTTTGCTACTGCTTCTGATTACAGCAGAGATGCAACAAACAACTACACGTGTCCAGCTCTCAAGAAAAACCTTCTTCCCGCAGTGACTTGACAACTTCTTGACAACAGTCGTCCTATCTGTAACTTCTTACCCCGGTGCTGCCTGCACAAAGCCGCAGACCACCGCTTCCATCCAGCGATCGGGCACACTCTCCACCAGCCGCCAGCAAATCCTCTGCCAGATACAGTCAGAGTGGGTGCGCTCGGTTAGGTGGGGCACCACGGCTTTCAAGATCTCTTCTGCATCGCAAAACAAAACGAGTCACTTTGGGATGGGGAGGAAA is a genomic window containing:
- the TELO2 gene encoding telomere length regulation protein TEL2 homolog isoform X2, with protein sequence MHGRQKEILKAVVPHLTERTHSDCIWQRICWRLVESVPDRWMEAVVCGFVQAAPGSAVLSRLLGNLVVKSKKVQFVMTQKLLLLQYSHPTAMLQTLLGYLALDRTRRPFLIKVLKELLETWGSSSAVKHSPVEQQLYIGKAIVICLSHLEDAELASHREELLTNMMEGMKCHLDSNSPRVRHLGMLVAESVSARITPEGPALIFQYEEEDEIRELKSLLIQKPEETPVHEAPSMGKSALTPDTVLKSSAKLQPAASEELDPGVDSELDSDDDLIPYDMSEDKELKKTKAPAYIRDCIEILTGPEDADKYEATMNVLESLIRRNASAAREVSVEVAKVLLHLEEKSYIEGFVMLRQSALVAIAATDPVPVAQYLTSEFYSLNYSLRQRMDILDVLAMAAQELSQSVTSMTKQLPNPKHSSIQILSGNSSSPDWRKVVDERIQSKTRRFAKGSTRAQPAFAPNKFGPVAGHFFFPLLQNFDRPLSTFDLLGDDHLVLGRLVHTLAILMYFAVHTAVATSMGKALLEFVWALRFHADTYVRQGLLSSVSSTLLSVPAERLLEDLTEELLETQAWLADVAEKDPDGECRSLALQSLLLMENLKKQLGMAPFS